A part of Chryseobacterium shigense genomic DNA contains:
- a CDS encoding ribonuclease H-like YkuK family protein: METQQEIWQNMNGNFFRKPITQLVEEAIIREQANGHRLKVCVGSDSHVYGDAINYATAVVFVREGKGAFTFIRKEREIQKISIKERMLNEVNRSVEIAYAICAVLDAYGVEMEVHADINTDPDFKSNTALKDAMGYILGMGYVFKAKPHAFASSNCADMMV; encoded by the coding sequence ATGGAAACGCAACAAGAAATATGGCAGAACATGAATGGAAATTTTTTCCGGAAACCTATCACGCAGCTGGTAGAAGAAGCCATTATCCGCGAACAGGCTAACGGCCACCGTCTTAAAGTATGTGTGGGTTCAGACTCTCACGTTTATGGAGACGCAATTAATTACGCAACGGCAGTAGTATTTGTTCGTGAAGGAAAAGGAGCGTTTACCTTTATCAGAAAAGAAAGAGAAATACAGAAAATCAGTATCAAAGAACGAATGCTGAACGAGGTAAACAGATCCGTAGAAATTGCTTACGCTATCTGTGCCGTTCTGGATGCTTATGGTGTGGAAATGGAGGTACACGCAGACATTAATACCGACCCCGATTTTAAATCAAATACCGCATTGAAAGATGCTATGGGCTATATTCTGGGAATGGGATATGTGTTTAAGGCAAAACCTCACGCATTTGCAAGCTCCAATTGTGCTGATATGATGGTTTAA
- a CDS encoding metallophosphoesterase family protein: MKPNIFFTADHHFGHANIIKFSERPFESLDHMNEELIKRWNEKISSNDTVYHLGDVSLGKPDFTKEILDRLNGKIHLIKGNHEGAALTYPKRFDSIRDYHELRIDEPENANGKQKIILLHYAMRTWNGSHRGVWQLYGHSHGTLPDDEMALSFDVGVDCHNFYPVSYEEVKEIMKRKKCSPPFNTREE, encoded by the coding sequence ATGAAACCAAATATATTTTTTACAGCAGACCACCATTTCGGTCATGCCAATATTATAAAATTTTCAGAACGGCCATTTGAGTCCCTGGATCATATGAATGAAGAACTCATCAAAAGATGGAACGAAAAGATCAGCAGCAACGATACCGTCTACCATCTTGGCGATGTCAGCTTGGGAAAACCCGACTTCACCAAAGAAATTCTGGATAGATTAAACGGTAAGATCCATTTGATCAAAGGAAACCACGAAGGCGCAGCCCTCACATATCCCAAACGTTTTGATTCCATAAGAGATTACCACGAACTGAGAATTGATGAACCCGAAAATGCCAACGGCAAACAGAAAATCATTCTCCTGCACTACGCTATGCGTACATGGAACGGCTCACATCGCGGGGTATGGCAGCTGTACGGCCACTCACACGGAACCTTGCCTGATGATGAAATGGCATTAAGCTTCGATGTAGGGGTAGACTGTCACAATTTCTATCCGGTTTCTTACGAAGAAGTCAAAGAAATTATGAAGCGAAAGAAATGCTCGCCGCCATTTAACACAAGAGAAGAATAG
- a CDS encoding 3'-5' exonuclease, protein MKTTENILIIDLEATCWDERPPRGQESEIIEIGVCIMNTKTGAISKNEGILVKPQYSKVSPFCTELTTITQRMLDDEGIMLEDALDILRAEYNSEDLTWASYGNYDLNMLQNQARRFNVDYPLSNDHINVKTLFGQLHPTVRKSVGMSRALGELNLKLEGTHHRGVDDAKNIAKILHWCLRQS, encoded by the coding sequence ATGAAAACAACAGAAAATATATTAATTATTGACCTGGAAGCCACCTGCTGGGATGAACGGCCCCCCAGAGGCCAGGAAAGCGAGATTATTGAAATCGGTGTCTGTATTATGAACACAAAAACCGGTGCAATCTCAAAAAATGAAGGCATTTTAGTGAAACCACAATATTCAAAGGTAAGCCCTTTCTGTACGGAACTTACCACCATCACCCAAAGAATGCTGGATGATGAAGGAATTATGCTGGAAGATGCACTGGATATTCTGAGAGCTGAATATAACTCCGAGGATCTTACCTGGGCCAGCTATGGAAACTATGATCTGAATATGCTACAGAACCAGGCCAGGAGATTCAATGTGGATTATCCGCTGAGTAACGATCATATCAATGTAAAGACATTGTTTGGCCAGCTGCATCCAACGGTAAGAAAAAGTGTAGGAATGAGCCGTGCCTTAGGCGAGCTTAACCTGAAACTTGAAGGTACCCACCACAGAGGTGTTGATGACGCAAAGAATATTGCAAAGATTCTTCATTGGTGCTTGAGGCAATCTTAA
- a CDS encoding DinB family protein: protein MDIFRLIQDIKTHLKLSFDEADRWFDKDQKTLNYKPSNGGWTTHQILEHIYLTNFYLLILIEKGSKKAMRNYKALDLDAEIKDYSFDKEKFEKVGEYGAFEWIRPEHMEPKGDLNLNQIRNLISQQYHQCLNYLNLMKNGEGLLCKTTMTVNDLGKINAYEYIYFLSLHTQRHITQMLNNESETIKKFKK, encoded by the coding sequence ATGGATATTTTTAGATTAATTCAGGATATAAAAACGCATCTGAAGCTCAGCTTTGATGAAGCTGATAGGTGGTTTGATAAAGATCAGAAAACGTTAAATTATAAGCCTTCAAATGGAGGATGGACTACTCACCAAATTCTTGAACATATTTATCTTACAAACTTTTATCTGCTTATCCTTATTGAAAAAGGATCGAAAAAAGCAATGCGAAATTATAAAGCTCTTGATTTGGATGCTGAAATAAAAGATTACAGTTTCGATAAAGAAAAGTTTGAAAAAGTAGGAGAGTATGGCGCTTTTGAATGGATAAGACCGGAACATATGGAGCCAAAAGGAGACTTAAATTTAAATCAGATAAGGAATTTAATTTCCCAGCAGTATCATCAGTGTTTAAACTATTTAAATCTGATGAAAAATGGTGAAGGCCTCCTTTGCAAAACAACGATGACTGTAAATGATTTAGGAAAAATTAATGCCTATGAGTACATTTATTTTCTCTCACTTCATACCCAGCGGCACATTACTCAAATGCTGAATAATGAATCAGAAACTATTAAAAAATTTAAAAAATGA
- a CDS encoding SDR family oxidoreductase, with protein MAPYPFSSEEWETCLKVLEALQADPLNNPDNRRFKTLISSIRKKAKKNIQNNLDNYLAENNKSSDVEILKKSVIVQQALENQTSYFHIHTEKPSSLLAKPQVCYCCHRSYHEIHFFYHKLCPSCADENYKNRDLTYDFSGQTVIITGGRVKIGYATALKFLKSGAKVVVTSRFPALAFEQFQKEKDYDEWKNRLFLYGLDLRNIRSVHEFTDYCYQNFESIEILVNNAAQTIKYPAEYYQPLQLKEQLLLSNLENQNLIENKTPVHKDKTEFLIVSDEDFDEIQLNRFGQPKDFRDQNSWNSVMDEIGTEELLEVNLINHISPYLLISALKPLMKKSLVKNRHIINVTSTEGQFSYKSKNEFHPHTNMTKAALNMLTKTSAPDFVKDGIFMNAVDVGWISTGAAESKRERLFEKTRIPPLDPVDGAMRIFHPVVQINNGDQQLYGKLLKNYKETGW; from the coding sequence ATGGCCCCATATCCTTTTAGCAGCGAAGAGTGGGAAACGTGTCTGAAAGTTCTGGAAGCTCTTCAGGCCGATCCTTTAAATAATCCGGATAACCGGCGTTTCAAAACCCTGATTTCTTCAATCCGGAAAAAAGCCAAAAAGAATATCCAAAATAATCTGGATAATTATCTCGCTGAAAATAATAAAAGTTCTGATGTGGAGATTCTTAAAAAGTCGGTTATTGTACAACAGGCTTTGGAAAACCAGACTTCATATTTTCACATTCATACCGAGAAACCATCTTCTTTACTGGCAAAACCACAAGTTTGTTATTGCTGTCACCGGTCTTATCATGAAATTCACTTTTTTTATCATAAGCTTTGTCCGTCATGTGCAGATGAGAACTATAAAAACAGGGATCTTACTTATGACTTCAGTGGACAGACCGTTATTATTACCGGAGGAAGAGTGAAAATAGGATATGCCACAGCTCTAAAGTTTTTAAAAAGTGGCGCAAAAGTGGTTGTGACCTCCAGGTTTCCGGCTTTGGCATTTGAACAGTTCCAGAAAGAAAAGGATTATGATGAATGGAAAAATAGACTTTTTTTATATGGTCTCGACTTAAGAAACATCAGATCGGTTCATGAATTCACAGATTATTGTTATCAAAATTTTGAAAGTATTGAAATACTGGTGAACAATGCTGCCCAAACTATTAAATATCCTGCTGAATATTATCAGCCGTTGCAACTGAAAGAACAGCTTCTTTTATCTAATCTTGAAAATCAGAATTTAATAGAGAACAAAACTCCTGTCCATAAAGATAAAACCGAATTCCTGATAGTATCTGATGAAGATTTTGATGAAATTCAGCTTAACAGGTTTGGGCAGCCTAAAGATTTCAGAGATCAGAACAGCTGGAATTCCGTGATGGATGAAATTGGAACGGAAGAACTTCTGGAAGTAAATCTTATTAATCATATTTCCCCGTACCTCCTGATTTCTGCCCTCAAGCCTTTAATGAAGAAAAGCCTGGTGAAAAACAGACATATTATTAATGTAACTTCTACAGAAGGCCAGTTCAGTTATAAGAGTAAAAATGAGTTTCATCCTCATACCAATATGACGAAAGCTGCTCTGAATATGCTTACCAAGACCTCAGCCCCTGACTTTGTGAAAGACGGAATCTTCATGAATGCTGTGGATGTAGGCTGGATCTCTACGGGAGCTGCAGAAAGCAAAAGGGAAAGGCTGTTTGAAAAAACAAGAATACCGCCACTTGATCCTGTGGATGGTGCGATGCGGATTTTTCATCCGGTTGTGCAGATCAATAACGGAGATCAGCAGCTTTACGGGAAACTTTTGAAAAACTATAAAGAGACTGGTTGGTAA
- a CDS encoding cyclic-phosphate processing receiver domain-containing protein has product MELTKRLLFLDDIRYPIEAYHYTRQDIFLRKDWHIVRNYEQFVNRILEKGLPEMISFDHDLADEHYLEPDTLKFVEKTGYDCAKWLVEYCMDNYLNLPKFYCHSMNPVGKENIESLLKNFKKL; this is encoded by the coding sequence ATGGAACTCACAAAAAGATTATTGTTTCTCGATGATATAAGATATCCAATTGAAGCATATCATTATACCAGACAGGATATTTTCCTCAGAAAAGACTGGCATATTGTCCGCAATTACGAACAGTTTGTGAACAGGATTCTTGAAAAAGGACTTCCGGAAATGATCTCTTTTGATCATGACCTGGCGGATGAACATTATCTGGAGCCGGATACCCTGAAATTTGTAGAGAAAACAGGCTACGATTGTGCCAAATGGCTGGTAGAATATTGCATGGATAACTATTTGAATCTGCCAAAATTCTACTGCCATTCTATGAATCCGGTAGGAAAGGAAAATATTGAAAGCCTTTTAAAAAACTTTAAAAAATTGTAA
- a CDS encoding peptidase yields the protein MLQAEIKSLLREDISILIKTTNSGKHYLYDCGEASLLTVKEIQSLSAVFISHTHIDHFSNFDGIFRHQIGSGEKIVICGPKNIHHQIESRLKSYTWNLVDENAIEYEIREIVSEEEINVYRIRPPYWKPELVTTQNFLFEDEYVNVDFAILDHKTDSIAYLFKEKDSVTFNENGSGFKKGKWIGELKAAFENDQSEKEIEIEGTVYKAFDLFRLLTKNAGYRLGVIMDHAVCESNYDKLKTVFKRADMVYIETFYKDEDQEFAKINYHSFASASGKIMKDCQVKESVPIHFSRRYTENDVTEIETAFYKAFSETN from the coding sequence ATGTTACAGGCAGAAATAAAAAGTCTTTTAAGAGAAGACATCAGTATATTGATAAAAACAACCAATTCAGGAAAGCATTACTTGTATGACTGTGGTGAAGCCAGCTTATTGACAGTAAAAGAAATACAGTCACTTTCAGCAGTATTCATCAGCCATACACACATCGATCATTTTTCCAATTTTGACGGAATTTTCAGGCATCAGATTGGAAGCGGAGAAAAAATTGTCATCTGCGGACCGAAAAATATCCATCATCAGATTGAATCTCGCTTAAAATCTTACACATGGAACCTGGTGGATGAAAATGCCATTGAATATGAAATCCGGGAAATTGTTTCAGAAGAAGAAATTAATGTCTATAGAATCCGTCCGCCATATTGGAAGCCCGAATTGGTGACAACTCAGAATTTCCTTTTTGAAGACGAATATGTGAATGTTGATTTCGCGATTCTTGACCATAAAACAGATTCTATTGCTTATCTGTTTAAGGAAAAAGATTCAGTTACTTTTAATGAAAACGGTTCCGGATTCAAAAAAGGAAAATGGATCGGCGAACTGAAAGCAGCTTTTGAAAACGACCAGTCAGAAAAAGAAATTGAGATTGAAGGAACAGTTTACAAAGCTTTTGATTTATTCCGTTTATTGACAAAAAATGCAGGCTACAGACTAGGCGTCATTATGGATCATGCCGTTTGTGAAAGCAATTATGATAAGCTAAAAACGGTTTTCAAAAGAGCGGATATGGTTTACATTGAAACATTTTACAAAGATGAGGATCAGGAATTTGCAAAGATCAATTATCACAGCTTCGCTTCTGCATCAGGAAAGATTATGAAAGATTGTCAGGTGAAAGAATCAGTTCCCATCCATTTTTCAAGAAGATATACGGAAAATGATGTAACTGAAATTGAAACTGCTTTTTATAAAGCATTCTCAGAAACTAACTAA
- a CDS encoding RNA ligase, Rnl2 family, giving the protein MIFKTYNSIENAYQTRVVDQIRLQGFGDEFFIVQEKVHGANFSFFTDGKGIKIGKRTAFIEKDEKFFNAHQILEKYRKNVINLFHKVKSIYPDTETVVIYGELFGGGYKHKEVVPVKDAVKVQKGIEYVPHNEFYAFDIKLNGTTYLDTDLVNMIFEETGFFYAKILFQGSLEEALRFPNAFDSKIPGWLGLPEIENNICEGTIVKTLKTRYFGNGSRVILKNKNEKWTEKSKMVRKQEKTVQKQVSFSETAQNIWEEIQKYVTVNRLNNVVSKIGEFEPKMLGRIIGLFAQDILEDFGKDFPEVFSTVEKEEQKRINKKLNTLVIDFIKEELMTLKV; this is encoded by the coding sequence ATGATTTTCAAAACATATAACTCTATAGAAAATGCTTACCAAACCCGTGTGGTCGATCAGATCAGGTTACAGGGTTTTGGGGATGAGTTTTTTATAGTACAGGAAAAGGTTCACGGGGCTAATTTCTCTTTCTTTACCGATGGAAAGGGAATTAAGATCGGAAAAAGAACCGCTTTTATTGAAAAAGATGAAAAGTTTTTCAATGCTCACCAGATTTTGGAAAAGTACAGGAAAAATGTGATCAATTTATTCCATAAAGTGAAAAGCATATATCCTGATACTGAAACTGTAGTAATCTACGGAGAATTATTCGGGGGAGGTTACAAACACAAAGAAGTAGTACCCGTAAAAGACGCTGTAAAAGTGCAGAAAGGTATTGAATATGTACCTCACAACGAATTCTATGCTTTCGACATTAAATTGAACGGTACTACTTATCTGGATACAGATTTGGTGAATATGATTTTCGAAGAAACAGGATTTTTCTATGCTAAAATTTTATTTCAGGGTTCACTTGAAGAAGCTTTGAGATTTCCGAACGCTTTTGATTCCAAAATCCCGGGCTGGCTTGGCCTTCCTGAAATTGAAAACAATATCTGTGAAGGAACTATTGTCAAAACTTTGAAAACCAGGTATTTTGGAAACGGTTCAAGAGTTATTCTGAAAAATAAGAATGAAAAATGGACTGAAAAATCCAAAATGGTGAGAAAGCAGGAGAAAACTGTTCAAAAACAGGTCAGCTTCAGTGAAACTGCTCAAAATATCTGGGAAGAGATTCAAAAATATGTCACTGTAAACAGGTTAAATAATGTAGTAAGCAAAATTGGAGAATTTGAACCCAAAATGCTTGGTAGGATTATAGGCCTTTTTGCACAAGATATTTTGGAAGATTTTGGAAAAGATTTTCCTGAAGTTTTTAGCACAGTGGAAAAAGAAGAACAGAAAAGAATCAATAAAAAACTGAATACTTTGGTTATTGATTTTATAAAAGAAGAGTTGATGACTCTTAAAGTTTAG